One window of the Synechococcus sp. CC9311 genome contains the following:
- a CDS encoding folate-binding protein YgfZ, whose product MSQLLWDHNFPVLRLEGSGSRTFLQGQTSADVQQAEEGDLLPACWLDATGRVQALLEIRMDATGADVLVLAGAVDAVSQGFDRVIFPADRVRLKGIRQQRRQELLVQAQPMEPVNVFWTEDEPSASDRFPASEAANATQLDRWRIGQGWPLSAGELDGTTNPFELGLSPWVHLNKGCYLGQETVAKLASKGEVKQQLRSWRAFSSELQGTVPQRGTVLRRQGERAGVITSALEIASAEGLPQEWIGLALVRRQALADPQLSLDNDQGSIQLFKPQAFSEPPKRV is encoded by the coding sequence ATGAGCCAGCTCCTTTGGGATCACAACTTCCCAGTGCTGCGACTCGAAGGGAGTGGCAGCCGCACGTTCCTTCAAGGTCAAACCAGCGCCGACGTCCAGCAGGCTGAAGAGGGCGATCTTCTGCCGGCCTGCTGGCTTGATGCCACCGGACGGGTGCAGGCCCTGCTTGAAATCCGAATGGACGCCACAGGCGCTGATGTGCTCGTTCTGGCGGGTGCCGTGGATGCCGTTAGCCAAGGGTTCGATCGGGTGATTTTTCCCGCCGACCGCGTTCGCCTCAAAGGAATCCGACAACAACGACGACAAGAGCTGCTGGTCCAAGCCCAGCCAATGGAGCCAGTCAATGTGTTTTGGACAGAGGATGAGCCGAGCGCAAGCGATCGCTTCCCCGCCAGTGAGGCCGCCAACGCCACCCAACTCGATCGTTGGCGCATCGGACAGGGGTGGCCTCTCAGTGCTGGCGAATTAGATGGAACCACCAATCCCTTTGAACTGGGCCTCTCTCCCTGGGTGCACCTCAACAAAGGGTGTTATCTGGGGCAGGAAACGGTGGCAAAGCTCGCTTCTAAAGGGGAAGTCAAGCAACAACTGCGGAGTTGGCGGGCCTTCTCCAGCGAGCTTCAAGGAACTGTTCCTCAGCGGGGCACCGTGCTGCGACGCCAGGGTGAACGTGCTGGTGTGATCACCTCTGCTCTTGAGATTGCGTCTGCTGAGGGGTTGCCCCAGGAATGGATTGGCCTCGCCCTGGTGCGTCGACAAGCATTGGCAGATCCCCAACTCAGCCTCGACAACGATCAAGGATCAATTCAGCTGTTCAAACCGCAGGCCTTTTCTGAGCCCCCTAAACGCGTTTAG
- the pyrE gene encoding orotate phosphoribosyltransferase: MSQRFEHDPLLERLAKEAYRHGNFTLASGRSSHHYVNCKPVSLSGSGLALLCPAMLALVETDAAAVGGLTLGADPLVSGVALAAAQRGRSLNALIVRKQAKGHGTGAWLEGPLPEQGALVTVLEDVVTTGGSSIKAVEQLRAAGYIVNRVVTIVDREEGGAAAMQAAGLELHSLYRLEEVAAQSRELQA, encoded by the coding sequence ATGTCTCAACGTTTTGAACACGACCCCCTGCTGGAACGCCTAGCGAAAGAGGCTTACCGCCATGGCAACTTCACCCTCGCGTCCGGTCGCAGCAGCCATCACTACGTGAATTGCAAGCCTGTCAGCTTGAGCGGCTCAGGCCTAGCCCTGCTCTGCCCAGCGATGCTGGCTCTGGTTGAAACGGATGCGGCAGCCGTTGGCGGCCTCACCCTGGGAGCCGATCCGCTCGTGAGTGGTGTCGCCCTTGCTGCCGCTCAGCGAGGACGCTCTCTGAATGCTCTGATCGTGCGTAAGCAGGCCAAAGGCCACGGCACAGGGGCCTGGCTGGAAGGTCCACTGCCAGAGCAGGGCGCGCTCGTCACCGTTCTTGAGGATGTGGTCACCACCGGTGGATCATCCATCAAAGCTGTTGAACAACTCCGAGCCGCTGGCTACATCGTGAATCGGGTGGTGACGATTGTTGACCGTGAAGAGGGAGGGGCTGCTGCGATGCAAGCCGCTGGCCTCGAGTTACACAGCCTGTATCGCCTGGAAGAGGTGGCCGCCCAGTCCAGAGAGCTCCAAGCATGA
- a CDS encoding hemolysin family protein: MRNLLLIALLVLPAFFAASELALLRLRPSRVHELREEGLPGAPAVERLQRRLRTALLMTQFGTTLSLVALGWIARGFGQRWWPMETPAGRWWDLAWFLVLVILATLLSGLLPRALVLSRPEPAALELSPVLETTMQVLRPLLSVLEVIASLLLRLVGLKPRWDALVPALTAGELETLVESGGVTGLRPDERNILEGVFALRDMQVREVMVPRSGMVTLPVEVRFAELMEAVHRTRHARFPVIGQSLDDVRGVLDLRRLAEPIARGELQKHSALEPYLSPAERVLETSNLAELLAIIRSGHPLLLVVDEHGGTEGLVTAADLTGEIVGDEPEHESAEPDLQAIEGEEGAWLVAGDLEILELNRQLDLDLPEASEHHTLAGFLLERLQHIPAAGEALRHNGVQFEIITMRGPRIVQVRLVIPGVTNL, from the coding sequence ATGCGCAACCTGCTGCTGATCGCGCTTTTGGTGTTACCGGCGTTTTTTGCAGCGTCTGAATTGGCATTGCTGCGGCTGCGTCCAAGTCGAGTTCATGAACTTCGAGAGGAGGGCCTGCCAGGTGCGCCAGCGGTCGAGCGTCTCCAGCGCCGGTTGAGAACAGCTCTGCTGATGACTCAGTTCGGGACCACCTTGTCGTTGGTGGCACTCGGTTGGATTGCAAGAGGCTTTGGGCAGCGTTGGTGGCCGATGGAAACACCAGCCGGTCGATGGTGGGATCTGGCCTGGTTCCTTGTGTTGGTGATCTTGGCCACGCTGCTATCAGGGTTGCTCCCAAGGGCTCTGGTGCTCAGCCGTCCGGAACCTGCTGCGTTGGAACTATCTCCTGTCTTGGAAACCACCATGCAGGTGTTGCGTCCCCTGTTGTCTGTCCTGGAGGTCATTGCGTCACTCCTGCTTCGTCTTGTGGGCTTGAAGCCTCGCTGGGATGCTCTCGTGCCGGCACTGACAGCTGGTGAGTTGGAGACCCTGGTGGAGAGTGGTGGAGTCACGGGCCTTCGGCCCGATGAGCGCAACATCCTTGAAGGGGTGTTTGCCTTACGGGACATGCAAGTGAGAGAGGTGATGGTCCCTCGCTCTGGGATGGTCACCCTGCCCGTGGAGGTGCGATTCGCCGAGTTGATGGAGGCTGTTCACCGCACCCGACATGCGCGTTTTCCTGTGATTGGGCAGTCTCTGGATGATGTCCGTGGAGTGCTGGATTTACGCCGGTTGGCTGAGCCCATCGCCCGCGGCGAATTGCAAAAACATTCCGCACTAGAGCCTTATTTGAGTCCTGCAGAGCGGGTGCTGGAGACCAGCAACCTCGCTGAATTGCTTGCGATTATTCGATCAGGTCATCCTTTGCTCCTGGTGGTGGATGAACATGGGGGCACCGAGGGATTGGTGACTGCTGCCGATCTCACAGGTGAAATTGTTGGGGATGAGCCAGAGCATGAAAGTGCCGAGCCAGACCTGCAGGCGATCGAGGGGGAGGAGGGTGCCTGGCTGGTTGCAGGTGATTTGGAGATCTTGGAGCTCAATCGCCAACTCGACCTTGACCTGCCTGAGGCCTCGGAACATCACACGCTTGCTGGCTTCTTGTTGGAACGGTTACAGCACATTCCTGCCGCTGGAGAAGCACTGCGGCACAACGGAGTTCAATTCGAAATCATCACGATGAGAGGCCCGCGCATCGTTCAAGTGAGACTGGTTATCCCTGGTGTGACAAACCTCTGA
- a CDS encoding Gfo/Idh/MocA family protein — protein sequence MTDPMVPVKVGVIGIGNMGWHHARVLSLLKDADLVGVSDPDAKRGALAKDQFDCRWFADYREMLSEVEAVCIAVPTLLHHAVGLACLEAGLHVLIEKPIAASQEEAASLSESASRVDRLLQVGHIERFNPAFRELTKVVANEEVVVLEARRHSPHSDRANDVSVVLDLMIHDLDLVLELAGASVVHLSAAGGRSSQGPIDYVNATLGFDNGVVASLTASKMSHRKIRSLSAHCRGSLVETDFLNHTLHIHRRAHEWYSADHGELLYRNDGFIEEVSTTSIEPLYAELEHFLQCVRGRETPAVDGQQASRALRLADMIEQAVERPGVGIALDAPI from the coding sequence ATGACCGACCCTATGGTTCCGGTAAAGGTCGGAGTGATCGGAATCGGCAACATGGGTTGGCATCATGCCCGTGTGCTCAGTCTTTTGAAGGATGCGGATCTGGTTGGTGTTTCCGATCCGGATGCCAAACGCGGAGCGCTGGCAAAAGACCAGTTTGATTGCCGCTGGTTTGCGGATTACCGCGAGATGCTGTCTGAGGTCGAAGCGGTTTGTATTGCTGTGCCGACCCTGCTTCACCATGCCGTTGGTTTGGCCTGCTTAGAGGCTGGACTCCACGTTTTGATCGAAAAGCCGATTGCGGCCAGTCAGGAGGAAGCGGCTTCCCTCAGCGAGTCGGCAAGCCGGGTTGATCGGCTGTTGCAGGTGGGACATATCGAACGCTTCAATCCCGCGTTTCGTGAGTTGACCAAGGTGGTTGCGAATGAGGAAGTTGTCGTGCTGGAAGCCCGACGTCATAGCCCCCATTCCGATCGAGCCAATGATGTTTCGGTGGTTCTTGATTTGATGATCCACGATTTGGATCTTGTGTTAGAGCTCGCTGGGGCGTCTGTTGTGCATTTATCGGCGGCCGGCGGAAGGAGCTCCCAAGGCCCCATCGATTACGTCAACGCCACATTGGGCTTCGATAACGGTGTGGTGGCAAGTCTGACTGCCAGCAAAATGAGCCATCGCAAGATCAGGAGCCTGAGTGCTCACTGCCGAGGGAGCCTGGTGGAAACAGATTTCTTGAATCACACCTTGCACATTCATCGGCGCGCTCATGAGTGGTATTCGGCTGACCACGGCGAGCTGTTGTATCGCAACGATGGTTTCATCGAAGAGGTGAGCACCACTTCCATCGAGCCGCTTTACGCTGAGCTGGAGCATTTCCTGCAATGTGTTCGAGGTCGTGAAACCCCGGCCGTGGATGGCCAGCAGGCGTCTCGGGCTCTGCGCCTTGCCGACATGATTGAGCAGGCTGTGGAGCGGCCAGGAGTTGGCATTGCTCTGGACGCTCCGATTTGA
- a CDS encoding glycoside hydrolase family 15 protein: MSHPNPKEQHELRLEKLKSLDMAIDAVVLQRQHPVSGLLPASTANTVHGNYGDAWVRDCVYSIQCVWGLAIAHRRLQRGTTQRSWELEQRVLGLMRGLLNSMMRQASKVERFKHSLDPLDALHAKYNSANGDQVVADDGWGHLQLDATSLFLLQLAQLSRGGLAVIRNRHEVAFIQNLVYYVARAYRVPDYGIWERGDKGNQGLPERNASSIGMAKAALEALDGVDLFSSHGDGSMQVLVPQGAVVRLRRALQGLLPRESASKEVDSACLSVIGYPAWAVEERDLVERTIQRIRRELGGPYGYKRFRRDGHQTVIEDVSRLHYERAELVNFEGVESEWPLFLAYEQLTACCEKRWTDAHYWQERLKILQVECHGQQLYPELYLVPDSAVELERRAPGSQQRLANDNVPLLWTQSLAWLGEMLIEGLIEPADLDPCGRRFQAEIGAEQVLVALAPTSSALADELKARGLPVSDPQTSLIQVVPSSNLNDRLSAVGGDEALRLSGQPMLRADTSDTARLYQQDDEKFAVLPAVLEEDTFFVSHDPRQLMETVINELHLLQRHWRGEGSPLLLIPVEASLLENNPELLMDLTRRLHSGRIEDVPVCFSDLETLAQSAQWVTLPAATARNNTHQRSDATRYLQASTDFSDLTAAQEQELDDIPLGELRDRLWSSHSLREQAEVLELLKRQLGHRAILSGPQGTPVELVTLLEEIYHRGLSQEDWNVARRCAGAMGLVHPQLEDAVIDLLSRQKQVVVGRNYTSDSRLSAPASSPAIAALIERTCGNDGRERMLQQELLVALDGLARREPEKLKGTLTLQLGQLLLLLTSELAAERQLSQDEAFEALCSEAPHAISLRLQALLNDVDHARAALQRRELLHLRGHVQWSVPEPLEERPSGSDWLQHRMRLGSLQQVPKEFYAGIWSLLHHCRGLVIGDKLERRNRLTSALVLEKTPGERNFAIQVEHLLSRIEAAEYRQLCTESLLSLMAFTMTNPDMRFEDDIALDVVIGHAVRVGWQSTYPEQDTGAYSQHKAAAWEQFYQASPAQCRRWQIKALKELAEQEGLL; the protein is encoded by the coding sequence TTGTCGCATCCGAACCCCAAGGAGCAACACGAGCTACGCCTTGAAAAACTAAAGAGCCTGGATATGGCCATCGACGCGGTGGTTCTACAACGTCAGCATCCAGTGAGCGGATTGCTTCCAGCCAGCACGGCCAACACGGTGCACGGAAACTACGGAGACGCCTGGGTTCGCGACTGCGTGTACTCGATTCAGTGCGTTTGGGGCCTGGCCATCGCCCATCGTCGCCTTCAAAGGGGCACCACGCAACGCAGCTGGGAACTTGAACAACGGGTTCTTGGGCTGATGCGCGGCTTGCTCAACAGCATGATGCGCCAAGCCTCAAAAGTGGAACGCTTTAAGCACAGCCTCGATCCGCTCGACGCCCTGCATGCCAAATACAACAGCGCCAATGGCGATCAGGTTGTGGCCGATGACGGCTGGGGGCATCTGCAACTTGATGCGACATCTCTCTTTCTGCTGCAGCTAGCTCAACTCAGCCGCGGCGGCCTTGCCGTGATTCGCAACCGCCACGAAGTGGCGTTCATCCAAAACCTCGTGTACTACGTGGCCCGGGCCTATCGCGTGCCCGACTACGGAATCTGGGAGCGGGGGGACAAGGGAAATCAAGGCCTACCCGAACGCAACGCCAGCTCCATTGGCATGGCCAAAGCGGCACTTGAAGCCCTAGATGGCGTGGATCTGTTTAGTTCCCATGGCGATGGATCAATGCAGGTGCTGGTGCCGCAAGGCGCTGTCGTCCGCTTGCGTCGGGCACTCCAAGGACTTCTGCCACGGGAATCCGCCAGCAAGGAAGTCGACAGCGCTTGTCTCTCCGTGATCGGCTACCCAGCCTGGGCGGTGGAGGAGCGAGACCTGGTGGAACGAACCATCCAGCGGATCCGTCGCGAACTAGGGGGGCCCTATGGATACAAACGCTTCCGCCGGGACGGTCATCAAACCGTTATCGAAGACGTCAGTCGACTGCATTACGAACGGGCCGAACTCGTGAACTTCGAAGGCGTGGAATCGGAATGGCCTCTCTTCCTGGCCTATGAGCAGCTGACAGCCTGCTGTGAAAAGCGTTGGACAGACGCGCATTACTGGCAAGAAAGGCTCAAGATCCTGCAGGTGGAATGCCATGGGCAGCAGCTTTACCCCGAGCTTTATCTGGTCCCAGACAGTGCAGTGGAACTCGAACGGCGGGCACCAGGAAGCCAACAACGTTTGGCCAATGACAACGTGCCTCTGCTTTGGACCCAGAGCCTTGCCTGGCTGGGGGAGATGCTGATCGAAGGACTGATCGAGCCAGCGGACCTCGATCCATGCGGTCGCAGATTCCAAGCCGAGATTGGTGCCGAGCAGGTGCTCGTTGCCCTTGCACCAACGAGCAGCGCACTTGCAGACGAACTGAAGGCACGAGGGTTGCCCGTTAGCGATCCCCAGACCTCCTTGATCCAGGTGGTGCCATCCAGCAACCTCAACGATCGCCTCAGCGCAGTTGGAGGCGATGAAGCTCTCCGCTTGAGCGGTCAGCCGATGCTCCGAGCCGACACCTCGGACACAGCCCGCCTCTACCAACAAGACGACGAAAAGTTTGCCGTGTTACCGGCTGTGTTGGAAGAAGACACCTTTTTCGTCAGTCATGACCCACGCCAGCTCATGGAAACGGTCATCAATGAACTGCACCTACTGCAGCGGCACTGGCGCGGTGAGGGTTCACCGCTCTTACTGATCCCTGTTGAAGCCTCCCTGCTGGAGAACAATCCAGAGCTGCTGATGGATCTCACCAGGCGTCTGCACTCAGGACGGATCGAGGATGTTCCTGTTTGCTTTAGCGACCTTGAAACACTCGCCCAAAGCGCTCAGTGGGTGACCCTGCCAGCCGCAACAGCCAGGAACAACACCCATCAGCGGAGCGATGCAACGCGCTACCTACAAGCCTCCACCGACTTCAGCGACCTGACCGCAGCCCAGGAGCAGGAGCTGGATGACATTCCCCTCGGTGAACTACGCGATCGTCTCTGGAGCAGCCATTCGCTCCGCGAACAAGCCGAAGTGCTTGAACTGCTGAAGCGCCAACTCGGCCATCGCGCGATTCTCAGCGGCCCACAAGGGACACCGGTTGAGCTGGTCACCCTGCTCGAGGAGATCTACCACCGCGGGCTCAGCCAGGAGGATTGGAATGTGGCCCGCCGCTGCGCAGGCGCCATGGGGCTCGTCCATCCCCAACTGGAGGATGCCGTCATCGACTTGCTCAGCCGCCAGAAGCAAGTGGTGGTCGGCCGAAATTACACAAGTGACTCTCGTCTCAGCGCCCCGGCCTCAAGCCCAGCGATCGCCGCTCTGATTGAACGCACCTGCGGCAATGACGGCCGAGAACGCATGCTGCAGCAGGAATTGCTGGTGGCGCTTGATGGCCTTGCCCGGCGAGAACCAGAAAAACTCAAGGGCACGCTCACCCTGCAGCTTGGTCAACTGCTGCTTTTGCTCACCTCAGAGCTTGCAGCGGAAAGACAACTGAGCCAGGACGAAGCCTTTGAAGCCCTGTGCAGCGAAGCCCCCCATGCGATCAGCTTGCGCCTTCAAGCACTGCTTAATGACGTCGACCACGCCCGAGCCGCTTTACAGAGACGAGAACTGCTTCACCTTCGCGGCCATGTGCAGTGGTCCGTACCTGAGCCCCTTGAGGAACGACCGAGCGGATCCGACTGGCTGCAACACCGCATGCGACTGGGCTCCCTGCAACAAGTCCCGAAGGAGTTCTATGCAGGCATTTGGTCGTTACTGCATCACTGCCGTGGGTTGGTGATCGGAGACAAGCTGGAGCGACGCAACCGGCTAACCAGCGCTTTGGTGCTGGAAAAAACACCAGGAGAGCGCAACTTTGCCATTCAGGTTGAGCATCTACTCAGTCGGATTGAAGCCGCCGAATACCGCCAACTCTGCACAGAAAGCCTGCTCTCGCTGATGGCCTTCACGATGACCAACCCAGACATGCGCTTTGAAGACGACATCGCACTCGATGTCGTCATTGGTCATGCCGTCCGGGTGGGCTGGCAAAGCACCTATCCCGAACAAGACACAGGGGCCTACAGCCAGCACAAAGCAGCGGCTTGGGAACAGTTTTACCAAGCCTCTCCGGCGCAATGCCGCCGCTGGCAAATCAAAGCGCTCAAGGAGCTAGCCGAACAGGAAGGCCTGCTTTAA
- a CDS encoding WecB/TagA/CpsF family glycosyltransferase, which translates to MDITSTGPRDQRRFQVLGVPVDACRDVTAAAIGVHADGGGQIVTLNAEMTMAARANLRLGAVIADADLVVPDGAGVVWALRLQGVRVRRSPGIELAWELLSYAEAHGWSVALVGSAPQVMERLCDRLVVERPELRLVLAQHGYLTEEDWPQLEANLCELNPDLVLVALGVPRQELWVQRLKASQTGVWMGVGGSFDVWAGLKERAPQWASRLQVEWLYRLLQEPSRWRRYLALPQFVWAVLLSGSRRKPAKQKQATGKTTE; encoded by the coding sequence ATGGATATCACCAGCACCGGTCCGCGTGATCAACGTCGCTTCCAAGTCCTTGGGGTGCCAGTGGATGCTTGTCGCGATGTCACTGCCGCAGCCATCGGTGTGCATGCCGATGGGGGAGGTCAGATCGTGACCCTGAATGCCGAGATGACGATGGCAGCACGAGCGAACCTTCGCTTAGGTGCCGTGATTGCTGACGCCGATCTGGTGGTTCCCGATGGCGCAGGCGTTGTCTGGGCTCTTCGTTTACAAGGTGTGCGCGTTCGCCGAAGTCCCGGCATTGAGTTGGCATGGGAACTCTTGAGTTATGCCGAGGCCCATGGGTGGTCTGTGGCGCTCGTTGGGTCTGCACCGCAGGTGATGGAACGATTGTGTGATCGCTTGGTGGTTGAGCGCCCTGAATTGCGTCTGGTACTGGCGCAACATGGATATCTCACCGAAGAGGATTGGCCTCAGCTTGAAGCCAACTTGTGCGAGCTCAACCCGGATTTGGTGCTTGTTGCTCTTGGCGTTCCCCGACAAGAACTTTGGGTTCAGCGCTTGAAAGCTTCACAAACCGGAGTGTGGATGGGTGTGGGTGGCAGCTTTGATGTATGGGCTGGCCTCAAGGAACGGGCACCACAATGGGCAAGCCGTCTCCAAGTGGAATGGCTCTACAGGCTTTTGCAGGAACCAAGCCGCTGGAGGCGTTATCTGGCGCTACCCCAATTTGTTTGGGCTGTTTTGCTCAGCGGAAGCCGACGGAAGCCTGCCAAACAAAAGCAAGCAACAGGAAAAACAACGGAATGA
- a CDS encoding photosystem II reaction center protein K, with protein sequence MAVYTLDLLAQLPEAYQAFGPLIDILPIIPLFFLLLAFVWQASVGFR encoded by the coding sequence ATGGCTGTTTACACCCTCGATTTGCTGGCCCAGTTACCTGAGGCCTATCAAGCCTTCGGTCCGCTGATCGACATCCTGCCGATCATTCCGTTGTTTTTCCTGTTGCTTGCTTTTGTTTGGCAGGCTTCCGTCGGCTTCCGCTGA
- the tgt gene encoding tRNA guanosine(34) transglycosylase Tgt, translated as MFQFEIQATCSNTGARCGCFHTPHGPVTTPRFMPVGTLGTVKGVTTSQLAETGAQMVLSNTYHLHLQPGEEIVADAGGLHRFMGWDGPMLTDSGGFQVFSLGDLNRIDDEGVDFRNPRNGSRILLTPERSMQIQMRLGADVAMAFDQCPPYPATENDVAEACRRTHAWLGRCADAHQRDDQALFGIVQGGCFPHLRDLSARTVASFNLPGIAIGGVSVGEPVEEMHQIVRQVTPLLPADRPRYLMGIGTLREMAVAVANGIDMFDCVLPTRLGRHGTALVGGERWNLRNARFRHDHTPLDPNCPCIACRQHTRAYLHHLIRSEELLGLTLLSIHNLTHLIRFTTAMGQAIRDGCFSEDFAPWEPSSRAHHTW; from the coding sequence GTGTTCCAATTCGAGATTCAGGCCACTTGCAGCAACACGGGTGCTCGCTGTGGATGCTTCCACACACCTCATGGTCCAGTCACAACACCGCGGTTTATGCCCGTAGGCACACTGGGCACCGTGAAAGGGGTGACCACCTCCCAGTTGGCGGAGACCGGCGCCCAAATGGTGCTGTCCAACACGTATCACCTGCATCTCCAGCCTGGGGAGGAGATCGTTGCCGACGCCGGAGGGCTACATCGGTTCATGGGCTGGGACGGTCCGATGCTCACCGATTCCGGTGGCTTTCAGGTGTTCAGCCTCGGCGACCTCAATCGCATTGACGATGAAGGAGTGGACTTCCGCAACCCTCGAAACGGCAGCCGAATTTTGCTGACCCCCGAAAGGTCGATGCAGATCCAAATGCGCCTTGGCGCCGATGTGGCCATGGCCTTCGATCAATGTCCGCCCTATCCAGCCACCGAGAACGATGTCGCGGAGGCCTGTCGGCGTACGCACGCCTGGTTAGGCCGCTGCGCAGACGCCCATCAACGCGACGATCAAGCCCTCTTTGGGATTGTGCAAGGAGGCTGTTTCCCCCACCTCCGCGATCTCAGCGCGCGAACGGTGGCGAGCTTCAACCTGCCCGGCATCGCTATCGGCGGCGTCAGCGTTGGAGAACCGGTGGAGGAGATGCATCAGATCGTGCGCCAGGTCACACCCCTGTTACCCGCTGATCGCCCCCGATATCTGATGGGCATTGGCACGCTGCGTGAGATGGCAGTTGCCGTGGCCAACGGGATTGACATGTTTGATTGCGTCCTGCCTACACGCCTAGGCAGGCATGGCACGGCACTGGTTGGGGGCGAGCGCTGGAACCTGCGCAACGCTCGTTTTCGGCACGACCACACCCCTTTAGATCCAAACTGCCCATGCATCGCTTGCCGCCAGCACACCCGTGCCTACCTGCATCATCTGATCCGTAGCGAGGAGCTGCTCGGCCTCACGCTCTTAAGCATCCATAACCTCACCCACTTGATCCGATTCACCACCGCCATGGGGCAAGCAATTCGTGATGGTTGCTTTTCAGAGGATTTCGCTCCGTGGGAGCCAAGCTCAAGAGCCCATCACACGTGGTAG
- a CDS encoding adenosylcobinamide-GDP ribazoletransferase, which yields MASAPSWLRDLVGAWIFYSVLPAWPWPQPRFERIARFAPWIGLVIGGLQAGLWWFLSGLGWPHVALVPSVLALGLFLTGGLHFDGLIDTADGLAAGPERCLEAMEDSRVGASGVQLSVVVLLLQFAALVRLGSLAPIALVVTSALARVSPLWAMARFTYLKVNGTAGFHRRHQKGLGDAVPTLFLLVLVSPLLQQLPLLTVPICLLSALVTAEWLGRRLGGMTGDGYGAVVMLSETSSLLLVGLLAPSLGSGGG from the coding sequence ATGGCTTCAGCCCCCTCCTGGCTACGCGATTTAGTGGGTGCTTGGATTTTTTATTCGGTGTTGCCTGCCTGGCCCTGGCCTCAGCCTCGCTTCGAACGCATCGCCCGCTTTGCTCCTTGGATCGGCTTGGTCATTGGTGGCCTGCAGGCGGGATTGTGGTGGTTTTTATCCGGTTTGGGATGGCCTCACGTCGCGCTTGTTCCATCTGTTTTGGCCTTGGGGTTGTTCCTCACTGGTGGGCTCCATTTCGATGGACTGATCGACACCGCTGATGGTCTCGCTGCAGGACCTGAGCGTTGCCTGGAGGCAATGGAGGACAGCCGTGTGGGTGCGAGTGGTGTGCAGCTGTCGGTGGTGGTGCTGTTGTTGCAGTTCGCCGCTTTGGTGCGTTTGGGCTCCCTGGCGCCAATCGCTTTGGTGGTCACGAGCGCTTTGGCAAGGGTGTCGCCCCTGTGGGCGATGGCGCGTTTCACTTATTTGAAGGTGAATGGAACAGCTGGTTTTCACCGCCGTCACCAAAAGGGTCTTGGAGATGCTGTCCCCACCTTGTTTTTACTGGTGTTGGTGAGCCCACTGCTACAGCAGCTGCCGCTCTTGACTGTTCCGATTTGTTTGCTGAGCGCACTCGTTACGGCTGAGTGGCTTGGTCGGCGGCTGGGGGGGATGACGGGAGACGGCTATGGAGCTGTTGTAATGCTTAGCGAGACCTCTAGTTTGTTGTTGGTAGGCCTTTTGGCTCCTTCGCTGGGCTCGGGGGGAGGCTGA